Proteins from one Listeria weihenstephanensis genomic window:
- a CDS encoding HTH domain-containing protein: MFDGTIQSGTAILKDKYGLTEKSVSKLLGIDVINLDEDYRSNPDSRTTHAEYILPFLVGSLDATSDDEKLLGVIDGLIHYFDLSIETLALYAEITPDEMKNFISDSNSLVVEKKYHMGMRIMLIHFVLKESYRLEMDN; the protein is encoded by the coding sequence TTGTTCGATGGAACTATTCAATCAGGAACTGCTATTTTAAAAGATAAGTACGGCCTTACAGAGAAATCGGTCTCAAAGCTGTTAGGTATAGATGTAATAAATCTGGACGAGGATTATAGGTCTAACCCTGACAGCCGAACTACTCATGCGGAATATATATTACCTTTTTTGGTAGGATCTCTTGATGCAACAAGTGATGATGAAAAATTATTAGGAGTTATTGATGGATTGATTCATTATTTTGATCTGAGTATTGAAACGTTGGCTTTGTATGCAGAAATAACACCAGATGAGATGAAAAATTTTATTAGCGATTCTAATTCTCTTGTAGTAGAGAAAAAATATCATATGGGAATGCGAATTATGTTAATTCACTTTGTTTTAAAGGAATCTTATCGCTTAGAAATGGATAATTAA